A section of the Dermacoccus nishinomiyaensis genome encodes:
- a CDS encoding cytochrome ubiquinol oxidase subunit I has translation MDALELARWQFAITTVYHFLFVPITIGLSAVVAGYHTAWLRTGNTQHLRVAKFLGKLFTINFALGLVTGIVQEFQFGMNWSDYSRFVGDIFGAPLAIEALLAFFLESTFLGLWIFGWGRLPKKLHAATIWIVHIGTVLSAYFILAANSFMQNPVGYKYNPTTHRAELTDFVAVLTNKVQLVTFPHVIASSYMVGGAVVMGVMLWNLRKRTLAAEAIKGETLEGRSDGSTGATKLASTSDDLTMYRKGSRVGAIVLLVSSLFVVITGDLQGKVMTEVQPMKMAAAEALYETQEKDAPFSIFTVGTRDGKQEKFAVTVPNLLSFLATGDFHGKVEGINNLEESQRAKYSGNELTAADTYAPNIMWSYWSFRWMMGWGAISMLIACWVLWLTRKGRNATNRWMGPAALVGALSPVAAMSIGWIFTEIGRQPWIVNGLMTTKQGVSPSVTSGEVLTSMIVFTLLYGALAVVEVKLFMDYMKKGAEPVASDGEDLPGGHDDGHGSAGSDDDELAFAY, from the coding sequence ATGGATGCCTTGGAGCTGGCGAGATGGCAGTTCGCCATCACGACGGTCTACCACTTCCTGTTCGTGCCGATCACGATCGGCTTGTCTGCCGTCGTCGCCGGTTACCACACCGCATGGTTGCGCACGGGTAACACGCAGCATCTGAGGGTCGCGAAGTTCCTCGGCAAGCTGTTCACGATCAACTTCGCGCTCGGTCTCGTCACCGGCATCGTGCAGGAGTTCCAGTTCGGCATGAACTGGAGCGACTACTCGCGTTTCGTCGGCGACATCTTCGGCGCGCCGCTCGCGATCGAGGCGCTGCTCGCGTTCTTCCTCGAGTCGACGTTCCTCGGTCTGTGGATCTTCGGCTGGGGCCGACTGCCGAAGAAGCTGCACGCCGCGACGATCTGGATCGTCCACATCGGCACGGTGCTGTCGGCGTACTTCATCCTCGCCGCGAACTCGTTCATGCAGAACCCCGTCGGTTACAAGTACAACCCGACGACGCACCGCGCGGAGCTCACCGACTTCGTCGCCGTCCTGACGAACAAGGTCCAGCTCGTCACGTTCCCGCACGTCATCGCGAGCTCGTACATGGTCGGTGGCGCCGTCGTCATGGGCGTCATGCTGTGGAATCTGCGCAAGCGCACTCTTGCTGCCGAAGCAATCAAGGGTGAAACTCTCGAAGGCCGTTCCGACGGTTCGACGGGCGCGACGAAGTTGGCGTCGACCTCCGACGACCTCACGATGTACCGCAAGGGCTCGCGCGTCGGCGCGATCGTCCTGCTCGTCTCGAGCCTGTTCGTCGTCATCACCGGCGACCTGCAGGGCAAGGTCATGACCGAGGTGCAGCCGATGAAGATGGCTGCCGCCGAGGCGTTGTACGAGACGCAGGAGAAGGACGCGCCGTTCTCGATCTTCACCGTCGGTACGCGTGACGGCAAGCAGGAGAAGTTCGCGGTCACCGTGCCCAACCTGCTGTCGTTCCTCGCGACGGGTGACTTCCACGGCAAGGTCGAGGGCATCAACAACCTCGAGGAATCCCAGAGGGCCAAGTACAGCGGCAACGAGCTGACGGCGGCGGACACGTACGCGCCTAACATCATGTGGTCGTACTGGAGCTTCCGCTGGATGATGGGTTGGGGCGCGATCTCCATGCTCATCGCCTGCTGGGTGCTGTGGCTGACCCGCAAGGGCCGCAACGCGACGAACCGCTGGATGGGACCGGCCGCCCTCGTCGGCGCGCTGTCGCCGGTCGCGGCGATGAGCATCGGCTGGATCTTCACCGAGATCGGCCGTCAGCCGTGGATCGTCAACGGCCTCATGACGACGAAGCAGGGCGTCAGTCCGAGCGTCACCTCGGGTGAGGTGCTGACGTCGATGATCGTCTTCACACTGCTGTACGGCGCACTCGCCGTCGTCGAGGTGAAGCTGTTCATGGACTACATGAAGAAGGGCGCCGAGCCCGTCGCCTCCGACGGTGAGGATCTGCCCGGTGGTCACGACGATGGCCACGGCTCCGCCGGTTCCGACGATGACGAACTCGCGTTCGCGTACTGA
- the cydB gene encoding cytochrome d ubiquinol oxidase subunit II, producing the protein MELTTFWFIIIGVLWTGYFVLEGFDFGVGMLLPVLGKGKAEATGVTDPVTDHIGENERRRRVMLNTIGPVWDGNEVWVLTAGGATFAAFPNWYATLFSGAYLPLLLILVALIVRNMGFEYRHKRDSDGWRRGWDAAIVFGSFLPAILWGVALTNIVHGLPINQDMEYTGNLLTMLNPVSLLGGVTTMLVFMTHGCFFVALKTDGAIRHDARALGTKIGLAAAVAAVVLLLWLGIEGGSVWSWITTVALAVIFLTGLFFNMRGKEGLAFLCTFVAIALFVLTYFLMLFPNVMPSSTNPAWSLTTTNAASSHHTLVIMTWVALIFTPIVLIYQSWTYWVFRKRITTRHIPKAVDPSRPDPIKVH; encoded by the coding sequence ATGGAACTCACCACTTTCTGGTTCATCATCATCGGCGTGCTCTGGACGGGTTACTTCGTCCTCGAGGGCTTCGACTTCGGTGTTGGCATGCTGCTTCCCGTGCTCGGCAAGGGCAAGGCGGAGGCGACGGGCGTCACCGACCCGGTCACCGACCACATCGGCGAGAACGAGCGACGCCGCCGCGTCATGCTCAATACGATCGGCCCGGTCTGGGACGGCAACGAGGTGTGGGTGCTCACTGCTGGTGGCGCGACCTTCGCCGCGTTCCCGAACTGGTACGCGACGCTGTTCTCGGGCGCCTACCTGCCGCTGCTGCTCATCCTCGTCGCGCTCATCGTGCGCAACATGGGCTTCGAGTACCGCCACAAGCGTGACTCCGACGGCTGGCGCCGCGGCTGGGACGCCGCCATCGTGTTCGGTTCGTTCCTGCCGGCGATCCTCTGGGGCGTCGCGCTGACGAACATCGTCCACGGCCTGCCGATCAACCAGGACATGGAGTACACGGGCAACCTGCTCACCATGCTCAACCCGGTGTCGCTTCTCGGCGGCGTCACGACGATGCTCGTGTTCATGACGCACGGCTGCTTCTTCGTCGCGCTCAAGACCGACGGCGCCATCCGTCACGACGCTCGCGCGCTCGGCACGAAGATCGGCCTCGCGGCCGCCGTCGCCGCCGTCGTCCTGCTGCTGTGGCTGGGCATCGAAGGCGGGTCGGTGTGGTCGTGGATCACGACCGTCGCACTCGCCGTCATCTTCCTCACCGGGCTGTTCTTCAACATGCGCGGCAAGGAGGGCCTGGCGTTCCTGTGCACGTTCGTCGCGATCGCCCTGTTCGTGCTGACGTACTTCCTCATGCTGTTCCCGAACGTCATGCCGAGCTCGACGAACCCGGCGTGGTCGCTGACGACGACGAACGCGGCGAGCTCGCACCACACGCTCGTCATCATGACGTGGGTCGCGCTGATCTTCACCCCGATCGTCCTCATCTACCAGAGCTGGACGTACTGGGTGTTCCGCAAGCGCATCACGACGCGTCACATCCCCAAGGCGGTCGACCCGAGCCGCCCCGACCCGATCAAGGTCCACTGA